Genomic window (Aggregicoccus sp. 17bor-14):
CGCCTGCTTGCGCAGGTAGCGCAGCGCCTCGTCGATGCTCATGTCCGGCCGCACGCGCGCGAAGCGCGGGCTCATCAGGCCACCGGCGTCGTCCTCGGCGTAGGCGAGCAGCGCCTGGACTTCACCGCGGGTGCTCACGTCCAGCAGCCCGATGAGCTCCGTGCGCAGCTCGGGCTCGGCCTCCTGCAGCAGGTCCGCCGCGTCGTCCGGGGCGAGCAGGCGGATCCACGCGCGGCGCTCCTGCGGCTGCAGGCTCTGCAAGAGGTCCATCTGCTCGTGCGCGCTGAGCGAGAGGAAGAAGTCGTCCGTGGAGCCGGGGGGCAGCAGCCGGAAGCCCTCCACGCGCTCGTCCCGGCTGAGCACCTGCCACACGTCGCGCAGCTCGGGAGGGGAGAGGAGCTCGGTCTCGGTATTCATGGGAGCGCTCGCACAGGCGATGGGAGACGGAGAGGGGAGGGGGCGTGGAGGCTTCGGGGAGCTCAGAGCCAGCGCTTGTGCCGGAACCAGACCAGCAGCAGCGCCGGCACCAACACCATGGTGGCCAGCATGAGCCAGAAGTAGAAGGGGGTCTGCAGCTCGGGGAAGTTCTGCCCGAAGAAGCCCACGATGAAGGAGAGCGGCAGGAACACCGTGGCCATGATGGTGAGCTGCTTGCTCACCTCGGCGGTGCGGTTGGCCATCATCGCCAGGTAGCCGTCGCGCACGTTGGCCACCAGGTTGCTGTCCGCCTCCAGCTGCTCCTGCACCCGCGTGAGGTGGTCCGCCACGTCGCGGAAGTACAGGCAGGTGCGCTCGCTCACGTGGGGCTGGTCTCCGCGCGCGAGCAGGCTCACCACGTCGCGCTGCGGGACGAGGATGCGCCGCAGCAGCACCAGCGTGCGCTTGAGCTCGAAGATGCGCTGCTGGTGCGAGGGGTCCGGGGCCTCGAAGATGGCGGCCTCCAGCGTCTCCAGCTCGTCGCTGAAGGCCTCGAGCAGCGGGAAGTTGCTGTCCACCAGCGCGTCCGCCACCAGGTAGGCCAGCCGGTCCACCCCCTTGGCGAAGGTGCCCTTCGTGTCCGCCACGAGCCGCCGCTGTGCCTCCTCCACCGCCGCGCTCGGCTCCTCGTGCACCGTGAGGAGCCAGTCCTGCCCGAGGAAGAAGTGCATCTCCTGCGGCTCCAGCTCGCAGATGTCCGGCCCCGTGGAGCGGAAGGCGTGCAGCACGAAGAAGAGGTGGCCGGGGTAGGGCTCGAGCTTCGGGCGCTGGTCGCGCTGGAGGCAGTCCTCGATCTCGAGCTTGTGCAGCTCGAAGAGCACCCCCAGCTCCTTGAGCTCCAGCTCGCTCGGAGCCTCCACGTCCACCCACGTGGCCCCCTCCTCCTCCATGAGCTCGCGGCCGCCGGAGCGGACGGTGCCATCGGGCTGGAGCAGGTGCACGCGGATCATCCGGCCCCATCTACCCCAGCCTCCGCCGCCCGCAGCGCGCAAAAGTGCCCGCGGGGCCCGGGCTGTCCGGCACCGGCGCCCCGGGAGCGGCGCGCCTGCCTGCCTGCCCTGCACCGGGCACTGCGGGCGTCCAGCGGCGCACCCTGGCCGTGCGCCGGGGCTGCCGCAGCGCGGCGGCGGGGCTAATACACAGGGTGACGTCCCACCCGCCGTCGCAGGGAGGCCCCATCCTCACCGAGCTGCTGATCATCCTCGTGCTGGTGCTGCTCAACGGCGTGTTCTCGGGCGCCGAGATCGCCATCATCAGCGTGCGCAGCACCCGCCTCAACGAGCTGGTGGAGGGCGGCAGCCGCGCGGCGCGCGCGGTGCGGGCGCTGCGCGCGAACCCAGATCGCTTCCTCGCCACCGTGCAGATCGGCATCACCGTGGTGGGCGCCACGGCGGCCGCCTTCGGCGGCTCCTCCATCGCCGTGCGCCTCGCCCCGCTGCTGCAGGGGCTGGGCCTGAGCGACGCGCTCGCGCACCAGGTGGCCTTCGCTGCCGTGGTGGGGCTCGTCTCCTACCTCTCGCTCGTGCTCGGGGAGCTGGTGCCCAAGAGCCTCGCCCTGCGCGCCGGCGAGCGCTACGCGCTGGTCATCGGGC
Coding sequences:
- the corA gene encoding magnesium/cobalt transporter CorA, which translates into the protein MIRVHLLQPDGTVRSGGRELMEEEGATWVDVEAPSELELKELGVLFELHKLEIEDCLQRDQRPKLEPYPGHLFFVLHAFRSTGPDICELEPQEMHFFLGQDWLLTVHEEPSAAVEEAQRRLVADTKGTFAKGVDRLAYLVADALVDSNFPLLEAFSDELETLEAAIFEAPDPSHQQRIFELKRTLVLLRRILVPQRDVVSLLARGDQPHVSERTCLYFRDVADHLTRVQEQLEADSNLVANVRDGYLAMMANRTAEVSKQLTIMATVFLPLSFIVGFFGQNFPELQTPFYFWLMLATMVLVPALLLVWFRHKRWL